A single window of Mycobacterium sp. ITM-2016-00318 DNA harbors:
- a CDS encoding TetR/AcrR family transcriptional regulator has protein sequence MSSPTRWAGVPLTDRRTERRTLLVDAGFRLFGDEGESAVSVRSVCRECGLNTRYFYESFADVDDLLGAVYDRVSAQLVEVVGAAIDQAEDSVRGRTRAGIAAVLGFSSTDPRRGRVLFTEARANPVLVKRRAAAQDLLREGVLTEGGRLTPESDPVAAAVGAAIFTGAMAELAQQWLAGNLGDDLDAVVDHAIALIL, from the coding sequence ATGTCGAGCCCGACGCGCTGGGCCGGTGTGCCGCTGACCGACCGCCGCACCGAGCGCCGGACGCTGCTCGTCGATGCCGGTTTCCGGCTCTTCGGTGACGAGGGCGAATCCGCTGTCTCGGTGCGCTCGGTCTGCCGGGAGTGTGGACTGAACACCCGCTACTTCTACGAGAGCTTCGCCGACGTCGACGACCTTCTCGGTGCGGTGTACGACCGGGTCAGCGCCCAGCTGGTCGAGGTCGTCGGCGCCGCCATCGACCAGGCGGAGGACTCCGTGCGGGGACGCACGCGGGCGGGTATCGCCGCGGTGCTCGGCTTCAGCTCGACCGATCCGCGGCGCGGCCGGGTGCTCTTCACCGAGGCGCGGGCCAATCCCGTGCTGGTTAAACGTCGCGCGGCGGCCCAGGATCTGCTGCGGGAAGGTGTGCTCACCGAGGGCGGCAGGCTCACGCCGGAATCCGACCCCGTCGCCGCGGCGGTCGGGGCGGCGATCTTCACCGGCGCGATGGCCGAGCTGGCCCAGCAGTGGCTGGCGGGCAACCTCGGCGACGATCTCGACGCGGTCGTCGACCACGCGATAGCGCTCATCCTCTGA